Proteins co-encoded in one Desulfitobacterium hafniense DCB-2 genomic window:
- a CDS encoding LysM peptidoglycan-binding domain-containing protein — protein MRKFIFKDGNRELLLPVTPPSFTITHGIKIETIHIHTLGDVNIAGYGTLAAIKIDCLFPAQPYPFALTDENPYTYVKTFQKFCDKRKVIRFVIPDTPVNLPVLVESIAYSERDGTHDVYATLTLREYRQLNAVKVEQSGTENQPRPAAAAIDKPTAYTVESGDTLSSICRKLYGDANLYPKVADANGLTNPHLIFPEQILSMPDKSQLVSGR, from the coding sequence TTGCGAAAATTCATCTTCAAGGATGGAAACCGGGAACTCCTGCTTCCCGTTACGCCCCCGTCCTTTACGATTACCCATGGTATAAAGATAGAGACCATCCATATTCATACTCTTGGTGATGTTAATATAGCGGGCTATGGGACCCTTGCCGCCATCAAAATAGACTGTCTCTTCCCTGCCCAGCCCTACCCCTTTGCCCTTACCGATGAGAATCCTTATACCTATGTGAAGACCTTTCAAAAATTCTGCGATAAACGCAAAGTGATTCGCTTTGTTATCCCGGACACCCCCGTCAATCTCCCTGTTTTAGTTGAGTCCATTGCTTACTCAGAGCGGGACGGGACCCATGATGTTTACGCTACCCTTACTCTGCGCGAATACCGGCAATTAAATGCCGTAAAAGTTGAGCAAAGCGGAACTGAGAACCAACCCCGACCTGCCGCCGCAGCCATCGACAAGCCCACAGCGTATACAGTCGAAAGCGGAGATACTCTGAGCTCCATCTGCCGAAAGCTTTATGGGGACGCCAATCTCTATCCCAAAGTGGCTGACGCTAATGGCCTAACAAATCCGCATTTGATATTTCCCGAACAAATACTCAGCATGCCGGATAAAAGCCAATTGGTATCGGGGAGGTGA
- a CDS encoding XkdQ/YqbQ family protein → MVKLLLKNTEGTFDISQLVPQITWSGDYQQCARTLDFSLLSSPLDKHIPELQCELGHSILLIQDNNTLFEGYIFERTKNTGSSTIDITCFDRGIYLKRNKISYKFTNQAPEAIAKRICADFDIEIGEIIDTGVKISRNFLGSTLYDIIQTAYTLASYQTKKKYYLVFKGPKLYVLEKKVTDETQVIEGGSNLIEASTSESIRSLINQIAIYDKDDNLIRRVKNDESIGLYGLLQDYIRQSDDENAGKRAQDMLDDNGLQQKITINNLGNAANVSGGTVVVREPYTGLYGLFYIDSDTHTWKNGLYLNKLVINFKNIMDEKEVGTLPNQSGEKAAG, encoded by the coding sequence GTGGTTAAACTGCTTTTGAAAAACACGGAGGGAACATTCGATATAAGCCAGCTGGTCCCCCAGATAACGTGGTCCGGAGACTATCAGCAATGTGCCAGAACCTTGGATTTCAGTCTCTTGTCCTCTCCTCTTGACAAGCATATACCCGAGCTCCAATGCGAGCTGGGCCATTCTATCCTGCTCATACAGGACAACAACACATTATTCGAAGGCTATATATTTGAGCGCACCAAGAATACAGGAAGCAGTACTATTGATATTACCTGCTTTGACCGGGGAATCTATCTCAAACGCAACAAAATCTCATATAAATTCACAAATCAAGCTCCGGAGGCGATTGCCAAAAGGATCTGTGCCGATTTTGACATCGAAATCGGGGAAATCATTGATACAGGAGTTAAAATCAGCCGTAATTTCCTTGGTTCGACACTGTATGATATCATCCAAACTGCCTACACCCTGGCCTCTTACCAGACCAAGAAGAAATACTACCTGGTCTTTAAAGGGCCAAAGCTTTATGTCCTGGAAAAAAAGGTTACCGATGAGACTCAGGTGATTGAGGGCGGCTCCAATCTCATAGAGGCCAGCACCTCAGAAAGTATAAGGAGCCTGATCAACCAAATTGCGATCTACGATAAAGATGACAATTTGATCCGCCGTGTCAAAAATGATGAATCCATTGGGCTGTACGGATTGCTGCAAGACTATATCCGGCAGTCAGATGATGAGAATGCCGGAAAGAGAGCTCAGGACATGCTGGATGACAATGGCCTGCAACAGAAGATTACCATCAATAATCTCGGCAATGCGGCCAATGTCTCCGGGGGCACCGTAGTGGTCCGGGAACCCTACACCGGGCTTTACGGACTGTTTTACATTGATAGTGACACTCATACCTGGAAGAATGGTCTTTATCTCAACAAGCTGGTTATCAATTTTAAGAACATCATGGACGAAAAGGAAGTGGGCACATTGCCGAACCAAAGCGGCGAAAAGGCAGCCGGTTGA
- a CDS encoding DUF2577 domain-containing protein, translating to MEDNPYTRLLETMRGEAKEQLPTSYRLGKVVNVNPLKVSTSGIILSGDDLLINGGIARRTEALSMSELSGNLTGTFHGDTGNLAVSGGSMSATAGIEGSLAEGDTVLLISLEDNQKFIVLCKVVSL from the coding sequence ATGGAAGATAACCCTTACACTAGACTTTTGGAGACTATGCGCGGTGAAGCTAAAGAACAACTGCCCACATCTTATCGCTTAGGGAAAGTCGTTAACGTTAATCCCCTTAAAGTAAGTACATCAGGCATCATTTTGTCCGGGGACGATCTGCTGATCAATGGGGGAATTGCGCGGCGTACTGAAGCCCTATCCATGTCGGAACTATCCGGAAATCTTACCGGAACTTTTCATGGTGATACAGGGAATCTGGCGGTCAGTGGCGGCAGTATGTCGGCTACCGCCGGCATAGAGGGCAGTTTGGCTGAAGGCGACACTGTCCTGCTGATCTCTCTTGAGGATAATCAAAAATTTATCGTACTCTGCAAGGTGGTGAGCCTATGA